A single genomic interval of Anopheles marshallii chromosome 2, idAnoMarsDA_429_01, whole genome shotgun sequence harbors:
- the LOC128710239 gene encoding uncharacterized protein LOC128710239 — protein sequence MFKYIAIVALVVGYTAGNASALQCFTCTTFNNTNCLVPDRRNELLECPPSPNVNEVTCFTRIVGQDVERGCATELTQTERDNCALVNNCQLCANVNNETCNGNLFPHGRLHCHQCEGNTNSTCADEIQTEATPCMRFVVDDQCVVQVRDNSVVRGCLSENDACRNSRDCHVCAGNGCNFRHFEHSAAGSVVAQLPLLIAAILLTAFVTNK from the exons atgtttaaatacatCGCAATAGTGGCGTTAGTGGTGGGCTACACTGCCGGAAACGCATCGGCAT TACAATGCTTCACTTGCACTACCTTCAACAATACAAACTGCTTGGTCCCGGATCGACGCAACGAGTTGTTGGAATGTCCTCCCTCTCCGAATGTTAATGAAGTTACCTGCTTCACGCGCATCGTGG GCCAGGATGTGGAGCGTGGATGTGCAACAGAGCTAACGCAAACCGAACGTGACAACTGCGCCCTGGTAAACAATTGTCAGCTTTGCGCGAACGTAAACAACGAAACCTGCAACGGCAACCTGTTCCCGCACGGTCGTCTACATTGCCACCAGTGCGAAGGTAACACCAACAGTACCTGCGCGGACGAGATCCAAACGGAAGCGACGCCCTGTATGCGATTTGTGGTCGACGATCAGTGTGTGGTACAGGTTCGAGACAACAGCGTGGTGCGCGGATGCCTCTCAGAAAATGATGCCTGCCGGAACAGTCGTGATTGCCACGTGTGCGCTGGCAATGGGTGCAATTTCCGCCATTTCGAGCACAGTGCAGCGGGCAGTGTGGTCGCACAATTGCCGCTGCTTATCGCGGCCATTCTACTGACTGCTTTCGTCACTAATAAATAG